The Tolypothrix sp. PCC 7712 region AATCAAGAACTCGACCAATTTGCTTATGTTGCTTCCCACGATTTAAAAGCACCTTTAAGGGCGATCGCTAGTCTTTCCGAATGGTTAGAAGAAGACCTCAAAGGACAACTTCCCCCAGAAAATCAACAGCAAATGCGTTTGCTACGTGGGAGAGTGCGGCGCATGGAATCACTAATTAACGGCTTGCTGGAATATTCCCGCATTGGACGCATTCAAACACCATCTTCTCAGGTAAATGTGGGTGTATTGCTCAAAGAAGTCATTGACTCTTTACAACCACCAGCAACTTTTCACATCGAAATTGCCCATAAAATGCCTACTTTGATTGCTAAACGCCTACCCCTGCAACAAGTATTTGCAAATTTAATAGGCAATGCTATTCAGCATCACTCCAGAATAGATGGTATGGTCAACATATCAGTTCAGGATAGAGGAAAATACTACGAATTCACCATTGCAGATGATGGGCCAGGCATCTCCTCTGAGTATCACGATAAAATATTTACGATCTTCCAAACTTTAGAATCACGCGATCGCAAAGAAAATACAGGTATTGGTTTGGCGATCGTCAAGAAAATTGTCGAAACAGAAGGAGGTACGATTAGCTTAGAATCTGCAGTCAATCAAGGAAGCATTTTTCGCTTTACCTGGCCCAAACAACCTGATGAGTAAAATTGCTCAGGCTTATGGTACATAATCTATTAGGAAGCAACTCAGACCAATGACTGAGGACGGGCCGGCACCTGCTCATTTACAATTGGGTTGAGCATGATAAGGTAATTTATTTTACTATTTATCAGCTACGTCTGCTTTCAGGGGCTAATAACCACCTGTTTGTTAATTGCTTGCTAATGATAACCACACTGAGGTGAATTAATTTAGCAGGAGAAATTTTTTTATGTTCTCCATTTCGGAATATATTAGCTCTGCTGTACTAGCTATTTTAAGCTCATACATTAGAGATTAACCAGATTGCTGAAAAAAAAGAATATATAAAAGCAGAAGATGACAGAAAGAGTAATTAACATTCTATTAGTGGAGGACGATGAAGTTGATATCATGAATGTCAAGCGGGCATTCAAGAAAGTTAATATCACTAACCCGATTTATTTAGCCAATAATGGGCTAGAAGCATTAAATATGCTTCGCGGTCATGATGACCAACCCCCTGTAATTCCTATAGAACGCCGCTTGATTCTCCTAGATTTAAATATGCCGAAAATGGGTGGCATAGAATTTCTGCAAGAATTACGTTCTGACCCAAGATTGAAGACAACTCCTGTGGTCGTCATGACGACATCAAATCAGGATCAAGACCGAGTAGAAGCCTATAACTTAAATGTTGCTGGCTATATCTTAAAGCCTGTCACATTCTCCAATTTTGTCGAGATGATGGCAACTCTTAACAGGTATTGGATACTGTGCGAAATGCCTTAATCAGCTCATACCTAGGGAGTAAAATACCGGATTTTTGATTGTACGTTGGGAATCAACAGCCCTAAAGATGAAGCATAGAAAGTAAGTATTACCCAATCTAATATCTAATATGATTAGTTAAATAGCTTGAAAATGGTAATGCTATAGATCAACCTGTATTTGACAGCGAAAATAAAAGCCGATGGAAGAGACGCTGAAAATTTTGGTTGTAGATGATGATGAAGTAGACCGAATGGCAGTACGACGTGCCCTGAAACAAGCAGGTGTGTCAATGGAACTGTCAGAAGTAGGTGTATGCAATGATGCGATCTCTACCCTCAAAACTACTACTTATGACTGCGTTTTTCTTGACTATCGCTTACCAGATGCTGATGGTTTGACCTTGATTCAAAAATTACGCGCTCTAGAAATTAAAGTACCTATCGTAGTGCTGACAGGTCAAGGAGATGACCAAATTGCTGTTGAGTTGATGAAAGCTGGTGCGACAGATTATTTATCCAAAGCTAAAGTTTCTGCAGAAATTTTGGCACAAGTTTTACGGAATGCTATTCGTGTTCATCGAGCAGAAATGCAAGCGGCTTTGGCTCATCAACAACTTAAAGAAAGTAACGAGCAACTGTTAAGAAAAAATCAAGAATTAGAAAGACAACGGCAACAAATTCATCTACAAAATTTAAGATTATTAGAAGCATCAAGATTAAAATCGCAGTTTTTGGCGACAATTTCCCATGAACTGCGAACTCCCATGAATGCCATTATTGGCTTTTCGCAAATCTTACTACGTCCTAAATTTGGGCAACTGACAAATCAGCAAAAGGATATGGTAGAACGTATCCTCAATAATGGTAAACATTTGCTGATGTTATTAAACGAAGTTCTCGATTTTTCTAAGTTAGAAGCTGGCAGGTTTGAGCTGAAGCCAGAATGGGTTGATTTGCCAAAAATAATTGATGCAACCGTCGCTGAAGTTAGTTCTTTAGCAGAAGTTAAGAATCTATCTTTATCTGTAAAAATAGATTTAGAAAATCCCTTAATATTTAATGACTCTAACCGTATCCAACAAATCTTAGTTAATTTACTTTCTAACGCCATTAAATTTACAGAGTCTGGGAATATTGGGGTTGAAGTCAGTGAACTCCCAACTGATAGTATTGCAATTACTGTGCGCGATACAGGAATTGGTATTGCATCTCGAGATTTTAAATTAATTTTTGAAGCCTTTCGGCAAGTCGATCAAAGTATTACTCGCAAATACCCAGGTACAGGTTTGGGTTTAGCAATTGTCGATTCCTTAGTCAAAATGATGAACGGCAAAATCATTCTCAAGAGCCTATTAGGTGTTGGCTCTATGTTTAGAATCGAATTGCCGCGTCAAATCGCATTATCAACTACAAAAGTTGATGCTAACGCGTTAAAATATGATAATGATTATATTATTTGCTCTGCTCAGAATCCCCATCAAAGTTATTCGGAATCGAGCCAGAATCCTCATAAATATCATTCAGAATCTCACAGAGTATCGATGGGTTCTCCTAACGTCAGATTCTAAAATTAATCCTCAAAAAGCTAAATTGATAGATCATGTCTGTTGCAGAAAATTCTAAAGTTTTTCGTATTCTGGCGGTTGATGATACTCAAGATAATCTCATATTAGTGCAAACAATTTTAGAAAGTGAAGGATATGAGATTGAACTAGTATCTGATGGTTTATCAGCTTTAAAAAAAGTTGAACAATCATCATTCGATTTAATTTTATTAGATGTGATGATGCCAGGGATGGATGGCTATGAAGTTACACGTCGCATCCGTGGAAACCCAGAGCTAAAGAAAATCTATATTCCCATTCTTCTCATTACCGCCTTTCATGAATCTAGCGTAGTGGAAGGTCTAGACGTTGGCGCTGACGACTTTATTCGCAAACCATTTGATACCGATGAACTACTAGCCAGAGTGCGATCGCTTTTACGCCTCAAAGAAAGTCTGGACGAACAAAGAAAAATGGCTCGTCAAAGAGAAGACTTTGTATCTCGCCTCACCCATGATTTGCGAACTCCATTAGTAGCAGCCGATCGGATGCTGTATTTATTTCAGGAAGAAGCTTTCTGTAAAATCTCCCCTGAAATGAAACAAGCAATCAGCGTCATGATTCGCAGTAACCAAAACTTGATGCAAATGGTCAATACCCTCTTAGAAGTTTCTCGCTTCGAGGCTGGTAAAAAAACCTTGAATTGGGAAAGTTGCGACCTCAAAGAAACAGCACAAGAAGTAGTTAGCGAACTGAACCCCCTAGCAATGGAGAAGCAGTTAACTCTAAAAGTAGACACTCATAAACTAGACTCACTAGGAGACAAAGCTGGTGTAGTTATGGGTGACAGCTTAGAACTAAGAAGAGTTTTGAGCAATTTAGTAGGAAACGCCATCAAGTTTACAGATACAGGCGGCGTAGAAATTCGCTTGCGTGAAGAACCTTACGGGCCGCAAAAACAAACTTATCTCACAATTGAAGTTGAAGATACAGGCTATGGGATTGCACCTGAAGACCAAGCAACAATTTTTGAGCGCTTTCGTCAAGGTAAAAATAAACGCTCCGGGAGTGGCTTAGGCTTGCACTTATCAAGCAGAATTGTAGAAGCACATGGCGGTAAAATTGAAGTTACCTCTGTGCTAGGTCAAGGAAGTAAATTTACAGTACACTTGCCAAAGAATACTGAGGAATAAGCAATTCAAAATTTCTCAATATCGCTTAAATTAAGTACATCTAATTTAAATTTGCTTGATGGTAAAGGAATAGCCTATAAATTTATCCTTTCCCAAACAGCAAATTATCAATAACAGGTTAATTACGAATTACGTAGCGCTTTGCGCTACTCTTCGAGAACGCTTTCAGCAAACCCGTAGGGTATTACGAATTACGAATTACGAACTACCAAAATTATTCTCTACATAACTCAAACCCTGATGTGGAATCAATTTTCCCACACAGCAGACGGCGGATCACACTTTCTAATTCCTCAATCATATAAGGTTTGCTGAGGTAGGCATTAAAACCAGCCTTCAGAATCCGTTCCTGATCTTCTCTGCTTGCTAAAGCTGTGACTGCTACTACAGGAATGTTGCAAGTGAGTGCATCTTGTTTTAAATAACGCACTACATCCATACCGCTAATAGTGGGTAATAAAATATCTAAAAGAATCAAATCTGGCTGGTACTCTTTAGCAACTAATACGGTATTAGTACTATCTTTTTGACAAATAAATCTACAACCAAGTGATTCAAGCGCATAACTCATCAACACGAGATTATCATCATGATCTTCTACTGCCAAAATTAAAGGCCGCGGAGAGTTTTGCTTCTTTTCATCACTCATGAATGAATGTGCTAACATTTCTTCTCCAGAATATTTAAATAAGACTAATTACCTATAGCGAAATCACAACTTTTGCACCATTAAGGATGAACTTGCATTTCGCTATCTGCAATTAAGAATCTTGATTCATGGTGTATGCGCTGAAGTTTATCAAGCTTAATCTGAAGCTATAGCAGTTACTCTTGTATTATATGCAAAATTAAAGAATGTTTTTAGGTTTATAACATAGAAACTTCAAATAGTCAGAAAAGTAGATATAACTTAATGACCAAACTATCATGCACTTTTATGTACATTATTGGCAGTTAAATATACAGGTATTTCTCAAATGAAAATACCAGTAATTACAGCAAATAACGCAAAAGTATAGCCTGCTAATTCAGGACTTTTCTCATCTCTCAAAGGTTATAAAACTAACTCATCCTATAAATGAATATAGCTTTCTGAAGCACTTATTGTAAGTGGTGATTACCCACAGCATCACAGCTAAAGTTTAAGCGTACATTAGGCAGGTAGTATCAATATAAACTTTACCAGTAGTCAAAAGAGAAATTAATAACATCTGCCAAGAGACATGATTTAATAATTAAATTTCTCTTGTCCTGTCTGATCTATATTTATTGACAATCATGCCAACCTCAGCAGAGTTGTCCGGACTTGACAGGTTGGGAATTTTTATACTACAATGTAATACAAAGGATACTCAACTATATAAATTTAGATGCCGTTCTATCTTCCTTCCATTTATACAGAAAGTAACCTGTCAAAAATTAACCACAGTTTTTTTGATTCTTGAAAATATAAAGTTTCGCCACCTTGAGATAAGTGTATATACTCTGGCTAGATAGCAATTTTTGTCAGGTGTGTACTGCCTCATCTTAGCTCAAATACTGATTTTTACGTTTTGGGTAGTACGCAGTGGATGGTTAATGTGTATTAGTAGCGGCAAATCGCCAGTAACTACTATCGCTACGCTAAATTAAAATTACCCTCAGATTTATCTATAAAAATTAAAATCGCAACTTCATGCATTACATAGCTTTGTGGAATGATATATTTCCTTCCAAGCTAAATGTACTAGATTATACTAGAAAAAACTTTTTGACCTTTTCTACGTCAACATCAATTAACTCCACTACCGCTACATCAGTAAAAATATGGTTTTTGATGATTTTAGAAATAACGATGGCAATTCCGCAAATAACAACCGTCAAAACCTTCTAAGTAGCGGTTGGCGGCCATTTCAGCGTGACTTTGATTTAGTGTATTTTGGGCAAGTTCTCTTTCATGATAC contains the following coding sequences:
- a CDS encoding response regulator — encoded protein: MTERVINILLVEDDEVDIMNVKRAFKKVNITNPIYLANNGLEALNMLRGHDDQPPVIPIERRLILLDLNMPKMGGIEFLQELRSDPRLKTTPVVVMTTSNQDQDRVEAYNLNVAGYILKPVTFSNFVEMMATLNRYWILCEMP
- a CDS encoding hybrid sensor histidine kinase/response regulator — translated: MEETLKILVVDDDEVDRMAVRRALKQAGVSMELSEVGVCNDAISTLKTTTYDCVFLDYRLPDADGLTLIQKLRALEIKVPIVVLTGQGDDQIAVELMKAGATDYLSKAKVSAEILAQVLRNAIRVHRAEMQAALAHQQLKESNEQLLRKNQELERQRQQIHLQNLRLLEASRLKSQFLATISHELRTPMNAIIGFSQILLRPKFGQLTNQQKDMVERILNNGKHLLMLLNEVLDFSKLEAGRFELKPEWVDLPKIIDATVAEVSSLAEVKNLSLSVKIDLENPLIFNDSNRIQQILVNLLSNAIKFTESGNIGVEVSELPTDSIAITVRDTGIGIASRDFKLIFEAFRQVDQSITRKYPGTGLGLAIVDSLVKMMNGKIILKSLLGVGSMFRIELPRQIALSTTKVDANALKYDNDYIICSAQNPHQSYSESSQNPHKYHSESHRVSMGSPNVRF
- a CDS encoding hybrid sensor histidine kinase/response regulator: MSVAENSKVFRILAVDDTQDNLILVQTILESEGYEIELVSDGLSALKKVEQSSFDLILLDVMMPGMDGYEVTRRIRGNPELKKIYIPILLITAFHESSVVEGLDVGADDFIRKPFDTDELLARVRSLLRLKESLDEQRKMARQREDFVSRLTHDLRTPLVAADRMLYLFQEEAFCKISPEMKQAISVMIRSNQNLMQMVNTLLEVSRFEAGKKTLNWESCDLKETAQEVVSELNPLAMEKQLTLKVDTHKLDSLGDKAGVVMGDSLELRRVLSNLVGNAIKFTDTGGVEIRLREEPYGPQKQTYLTIEVEDTGYGIAPEDQATIFERFRQGKNKRSGSGLGLHLSSRIVEAHGGKIEVTSVLGQGSKFTVHLPKNTEE
- a CDS encoding response regulator; its protein translation is MLAHSFMSDEKKQNSPRPLILAVEDHDDNLVLMSYALESLGCRFICQKDSTNTVLVAKEYQPDLILLDILLPTISGMDVVRYLKQDALTCNIPVVAVTALASREDQERILKAGFNAYLSKPYMIEELESVIRRLLCGKIDSTSGFELCRE